A stretch of the Mycobacteroides immunogenum genome encodes the following:
- a CDS encoding acyl-CoA dehydrogenase family protein — translation MSALFPAYHASWETDAHRDLRKHAAEFLRKESTPHQERWSAQHQVDREFWNKLGDAGLLGLDLPEEYGGAGGDFGFSAVVAEELALAQDTATGWAVHSPIVAHYINTYGNTEQKDRWMPGIISGDLVLAIAMTEPGTGSDLQGVRTTAIRDGDHYVVNGSKTFISNGTHCDLLVIVAKTDPGQGAKGISLIVAETKDLPGFERGRVLQKVGQHGQDTRELFFTDMRVPVANRLGEEDGQGFFQLMTQLARERLIIAAGNAGMAEAAVLESIEYTKEREAFGKPLIKFQNTKFQLAELKAEVLSIKTTVDWCIQNYIDGANDPATASIAKLVATDKGVAVVDRCVQFFGGYGYMMEYPIARAYAAARVNKIYGGTSEIMKELISRSL, via the coding sequence ATGTCTGCACTGTTCCCGGCTTATCACGCGTCCTGGGAGACCGACGCACACCGCGACCTGCGCAAGCACGCCGCGGAGTTTCTCCGCAAGGAGTCGACACCCCATCAGGAGCGCTGGAGCGCTCAGCATCAGGTGGACCGCGAATTCTGGAACAAGCTGGGCGACGCGGGCCTGCTCGGCCTGGACCTGCCCGAGGAATACGGCGGCGCCGGAGGCGATTTCGGGTTCTCCGCGGTGGTGGCCGAGGAACTAGCGCTGGCCCAGGACACCGCGACGGGCTGGGCCGTGCACTCGCCGATCGTCGCGCATTACATCAACACCTACGGCAACACCGAGCAGAAGGACCGCTGGATGCCTGGCATCATCAGCGGTGATCTGGTGTTGGCCATCGCGATGACCGAGCCCGGTACCGGCTCGGACCTGCAAGGGGTGCGCACCACTGCCATCCGGGACGGCGATCACTACGTGGTCAACGGCTCGAAGACGTTCATTTCCAACGGCACTCACTGCGACCTGCTGGTGATCGTGGCCAAGACCGATCCGGGGCAGGGCGCGAAAGGCATATCGCTGATCGTCGCCGAAACCAAAGATCTGCCAGGATTCGAACGCGGCCGGGTATTGCAAAAGGTGGGCCAGCACGGGCAGGACACCCGGGAACTGTTCTTCACCGATATGCGCGTACCGGTGGCCAATCGGCTCGGTGAGGAAGACGGACAAGGCTTCTTCCAGCTGATGACACAGCTCGCGCGTGAACGCCTGATCATCGCCGCGGGAAACGCGGGGATGGCCGAGGCCGCGGTGCTTGAGTCCATCGAGTACACCAAGGAACGCGAGGCTTTCGGCAAGCCGCTCATCAAGTTTCAGAACACCAAATTCCAGCTTGCCGAGCTGAAGGCGGAAGTGCTGTCCATCAAGACGACCGTCGACTGGTGTATCCAGAACTACATCGACGGCGCCAACGATCCCGCCACCGCGTCCATTGCCAAGCTGGTGGCCACCGACAAGGGGGTCGCCGTGGTGGATCGGTGTGTGCAGTTCTTCGGCGGCTACGGCTACATGATGGAATACCCGATCGCCCGCGCGTATGCCGCCGCGCGCGTGA